The Gossypium arboreum isolate Shixiya-1 chromosome 6, ASM2569848v2, whole genome shotgun sequence DNA window TTTCCTCCTAGGATCAACTTACTGTCCAAACCTTATTTCAACAATGTACCCTTTTCAAAAGAATAGCTGAAATTTAGAAGAAACCAGACAGACAAGAATCTGGTTTTGTTTTGTTCAAGGCATGCCTTGAACATGAAGCATGCTCTTTACAACTCTACGGACACCTTTGGAAACCAGCAGACTTAGCAAGAAAGGAACCAAAACCCTTCATTTGATGTCATATATATAGCAGCCTCCAAAATGCAGAATCACATGTATCAGTGATTGATCTTtcgtctttcttcaacttttcatctcaagatcatcagcttgTAGGAGGCATTGCAATGGTCGACACTCAAATGAAACCTGTTGCTGCATTgcttttgttccttaatttctGCATGTATGTCATTGTGTTAGGCATTGGTGCATGGGCCATGAATAGAGCAATTGATTATGGTTTCATCATTGGTAAGCCACCTTCCTTCCGTCTTTGCTTCATATCAACTACCAAATTAGAATACAACTGTTTTCAATTACTTAAGCTGGGTTGAAACTTGCAGGACCCGGATTCAAGCTTCCAGCGCATTTCGCACCCATCTACTTTCCCATGGGAAATGCTGCCACCGGATTCTTTGTGACATTCGCTATGCTAGCCGGAGTTGTAGGTGTAGCATCAGCGATAGCCGGTCTCAACCATATCCGTTCATGGAATGCGAGTAGCTTGCCATCAGCAGCTTCGATTGCAGGCGTTGCTTGGACCTTTACTCTACTAGCCATGGGGTCAGCTTCTAACTCTAGCATCTTTACATTTGAAATGCTTAGTTTCTAAACTAACAAGAACATAT harbors:
- the LOC108485923 gene encoding membrane protein PM19L-like; the encoded protein is MVDTQMKPVAALLLFLNFCMYVIVLGIGAWAMNRAIDYGFIIGPGFKLPAHFAPIYFPMGNAATGFFVTFAMLAGVVGVASAIAGLNHIRSWNASSLPSAASIAGVAWTFTLLAMGFACKEIELEIRNAHLRTMEAFLIILTVTQLVYIAAIHGGA